The Nothobranchius furzeri strain GRZ-AD chromosome 8, NfurGRZ-RIMD1, whole genome shotgun sequence genome includes a region encoding these proteins:
- the dcun1d4 gene encoding DCN1-like protein 4 isoform X1: MHSDAANFQLNSHLTTLASIHKIHHTLHRLNLAEDVGQDSHPSACYSRAMPPRKKRRPSAGDDMSAKKSRQESVFRKHETSQIREEETFSSKRCLEWFYEYAGCDDVVGPEGIEKFCEDIGVEPENVVMLVLAWKLDAQSMGYFTLQEWLRGMGSLQCDSTERLRNSLDYLRSVLNDGTSFKLIYRYAFDFAREKDQRSLDLNTAKCMLGLLLGKTWPLFPVFNQFLEQSKYKVINKDQWCNVLEFSRTINLDLSNYDEDGAWPVLLDEFVEWYKERQMS; the protein is encoded by the exons ATGCACTCTGATGCGGCAA ATTTTCAGCTGAATTCTCATTTGACTACACTGGCCAGCATCCACAAGATTCACCACACCTTACACAGGCTG AATCTGGCTGAAGACGTTGGACAGGATAGCCACCCGTCAG CTTGCTACTCAAGAGCCATGCCACCTAGGAAAAAGAGGAGACCTTCTGCTGGAGATGACATGTCAGCCAAGAAAAGTCGCCAAGAGAG TGTTTTCAGAAAACATGAAACATCGCAAATCCGGGAGGAGGAGACGTTTTCTAGTAAAAGATGTTTGGAGTGGTTTTATGAATATGCAG GTTGTGACGATGTGGTGGGTCCAGAGGGCATAGAGAAGTTCTGTGAGGACATCGGAGTGGAGCCTGAAAAC GTGGTGATGCTGGTGCTTGCTTGGAAACTGGATGCCCAGAGTATGGGATATTTTACTCTTCAGGAGTGGCTACGAGGCATGGGTTCCCTTCA GTGCGATTCCACCGAGAGGCTGAGGAACTCCCTCGACTACCTGAGATCTGTGCTGAACGACGGCACCAGTTTTAAGCTCATTTACAGATACGCCTTTGATTTTGCTCGG GAAAAAGATCAGAGGAGTTTGGACTTGAACACAGCCAAGTGCATGCTGGGACTTCTTCTGGGGAAGACGTGGCCTCTGTTTCCTGTCTTCAATCAGTTTTTAGAG CAATCCAAGTATAAAGTCATCAACAAAGACCAGTGGTGCAACGTTTTAGAGTTCAGCAGGACAATCAACCTGGATCTTAGTAACTACGATGAGGATGGGGCCT GGCCAGTTTTGTTGGATGAATTTGTGGAATGGTACAAAGAAAGACAGATGTCATAG
- the dcun1d4 gene encoding DCN1-like protein 4 isoform X2: MPPRKKRRPSAGDDMSAKKSRQESVFRKHETSQIREEETFSSKRCLEWFYEYAGCDDVVGPEGIEKFCEDIGVEPENVVMLVLAWKLDAQSMGYFTLQEWLRGMGSLQCDSTERLRNSLDYLRSVLNDGTSFKLIYRYAFDFAREKDQRSLDLNTAKCMLGLLLGKTWPLFPVFNQFLEQSKYKVINKDQWCNVLEFSRTINLDLSNYDEDGAWPVLLDEFVEWYKERQMS; encoded by the exons ATGCCACCTAGGAAAAAGAGGAGACCTTCTGCTGGAGATGACATGTCAGCCAAGAAAAGTCGCCAAGAGAG TGTTTTCAGAAAACATGAAACATCGCAAATCCGGGAGGAGGAGACGTTTTCTAGTAAAAGATGTTTGGAGTGGTTTTATGAATATGCAG GTTGTGACGATGTGGTGGGTCCAGAGGGCATAGAGAAGTTCTGTGAGGACATCGGAGTGGAGCCTGAAAAC GTGGTGATGCTGGTGCTTGCTTGGAAACTGGATGCCCAGAGTATGGGATATTTTACTCTTCAGGAGTGGCTACGAGGCATGGGTTCCCTTCA GTGCGATTCCACCGAGAGGCTGAGGAACTCCCTCGACTACCTGAGATCTGTGCTGAACGACGGCACCAGTTTTAAGCTCATTTACAGATACGCCTTTGATTTTGCTCGG GAAAAAGATCAGAGGAGTTTGGACTTGAACACAGCCAAGTGCATGCTGGGACTTCTTCTGGGGAAGACGTGGCCTCTGTTTCCTGTCTTCAATCAGTTTTTAGAG CAATCCAAGTATAAAGTCATCAACAAAGACCAGTGGTGCAACGTTTTAGAGTTCAGCAGGACAATCAACCTGGATCTTAGTAACTACGATGAGGATGGGGCCT GGCCAGTTTTGTTGGATGAATTTGTGGAATGGTACAAAGAAAGACAGATGTCATAG